Below is a window of Mycolicibacterium chitae DNA.
GGGACATCGAGGCCCGGGCCCGCGCGCTGCTGGCCGAGCTCGGGCTGGCCCACCTGGATCTGGACCGTGACGTCGGGTCGATTTCCGGCGGCGAGGCGATGCTGGTGGCCATCGCGGGCGTCCGGGTGACGGGCGCCGAGGTCACCCTGCTCGACGAACCCACCAACAACCTGGACCGGGCCGCGCGGGCCGCGCTGATCAACCTGCTCGCCGACTGGCCGGGCACGCTGCTGGTCGTCAGCCACGACGTCGCGCTGCTGGACCGGATGTCCGACACCGCCGAACTGCACGACGGCGTGCTCACGGTGTTCGGCGGTCCCTACCGGCAGTGGCGGGCCCAGTTGGACGCCGAGCAGTCGGCGGCGCGGCAGGCCGTGCGCACCGCCGAACACGCGGTCAAGGTCGAGAAGCGCCAGCGGGTGGAGGCCGAGACCAAGCTCGCCCGCCGCAATCGGACCGCCAAGAAGAACCGCGACAGCCTGCCGAAGATCGTGGCCAGCATGCGTGGGTCGGCGGCCCAGGTGTCGGCGGGCAAGCTGCGCACCGGCCACGACGACCGGCTGCGGGCTGCCCGCCAGTCCGCCGCGGCCGCCGCGGCGCGGGTCCGCGACGACGAGCACATCCGCGTCGAGCTGCCGGACCCGCAGCTGCCGGCGGGCCGGACGGTCGCCCAGATCGGCACGCTCACGGTGACCGGGCCGCAGCGGATCGCGCTGATCGGCCCCAACGGGGTCGGCAAGACGACACTGCTGCGCGATCTACTGGGCGGCGCCGGCCTGCGCACCGACCGGGTCGGCTACCTCCCGCAGCGCCTCGACGGGCTCGACGAGGACGCCACCGTCCTGGACACGGTGCGCGCCGCTGCCCCGGCGGCGGACGCCGAGACCGTCCGCGCACAGCTCGCGCGGTTCCTGCTGCGCGGCGACACCGTGCACCGCCGGGTGGGCACCCTGTCCGGCGGGGAACGGTTCCGGGTGGTGCTGGCCCGGCTGCTGCTCGCCGAACCACCGGCACAGCTGATCGTGCTCGACGAACCGACCAACAACCTCGACCTCACCAGCGTCGACCAACTCGTCGACGCGCTGACCGACTACCGCGGGGCCCTGCTGGTGGTCAGCCACGACGATGCGTTCCTCGAGCGCCTCGGCCTGGACCGGATCTGGGCAATGTCGGCGCCGGGGCGACTGCGCGAAACGGATACGCTCAGAGCATGACTCGCGTGCGTCCCGGCTGGTTGGTGGCCCTGTGCGCGGGCGTGTTGACGGTGAGCGCCTGGTTGCCGTGGCTGACGACGAGCGCCGACGGCGGTGGCCGGGCCAGCGCGATCGGCGGGACGGCCGGTGCCATGACCCTGCCGGCGGGGTTCGGCGCCGGGCAGCTGATCGTCCTGCTGACCTCGACGCTGCTGGTGGCCGGGGCGATGACCGCGCGCGGGCTGTCGGCGAAGTGGGCGGCTGTCGTCGCGCTGGTGAACTCGCTGCTGCTCGGGGCGCTGACCGCGTTGTACTACCACCTGCACGTCGGCGAGGGCGTCACGCTCGGCTACGGGTTCTACATCGCCGCGGTCAGCATCGCGGGTGCCGTGGCGTTCTCGGTGTGGTCGCTCATCGCGACGCGTAATTGAGGATCGCGGTGGGGCCGATGTGCGACAGTTTGGTGGTGCGCGCCCAATCGGATCACTCGCTGGCCAACCAGATGGCGGAGTTGGCCCGCAACCTGGCCGTTCCGCTGCAGCTCGATCAGGTGCTCGAAGGCGTGACCCGCTCGGTGCTCGAGGTCCTGCCGGGTGCGGAGATGGCCGGGTTCCTGCTGTTCACCAAGGCCGAGAAGTTCGAGACCCAGGCCGCCACCGCGGACCTGATGTACACCATCGACGCGCTGCAGGTTCGACACGGGGAGGGCCCCTGCATGGAGGCGGCGATCGACGAGTTGATCGTGCGCACCGACGACTTCGAGCATGAGCAACGCTGGCCGCACTTCACGGCCGATGTGCTCGATCTGGGGCTGCGCAGCGCGCTGTCGTTCAAGCTCTACACCAGCCAGCGCAACGCCGGGGCGCTCAACATCTTCAGCACCCAGCCCAATGCGTTCGGGCCCGAGGACGAGGCGCTGGGCCAGGTGCTGGCCGCTCATGCCGCGGCGGCCATCCTGGCCAGCCGCCAGGGTGAGCAGTTGAAGTCGGCGTTGAACAGTCGTGACCTGATCGGGCAGGCCAAGGGGATCATCATGGAACGGTTCGACGTCGACGCGGTGCGCGCCTTCGAGATGCTGCGCGAACTGTCCCAGTCGTCCAACGTCAAACTGGTCGAGATCGCCCAGCAGGTGATCGAGAAACGAGGGTGACCCGCCGCCCGAGGGCGGCGGGACCACTCAGTCGTCCTTGTGGTGACGCCAGTGCTTGCCCTTGCCGTGCCCGCGCGGACCGTCGTACCAGACGTTGACGCCCGGCACATCCACGCATGCGCTGGCGTACCCGTACGGGCCGCTCACGCAAAGGTTCGGACCCGCAGACGCTGGGGCGGCGACGGCGGTAGCAAAGCCCAGGGGCACCGCTGCAGCCACCACGCCGATCGCGCTTCGGCGAATCATGTTCTGCCAGCTCACTTTAACCTCCGGCTCAATCCCCGACTGAATCGGATTACCTGTGCGATGTGTAGCCTACCTTACTGATTTAGCAGCAGGATCCGGACCAACCCGGGCGCGGTAGTTTAAGGTCAGTCGAACTTCGATTAGCGGGTCCTCGAACTAGGGGTTGGGAGGCCGGGTTGTCCCATCGGCGCTTCGCGGCGGCGCTGGCGGCGGTCGTCATCGCCGCGAGCGGCTGCACCTCGGCCGATGAGGTCGAACCGGACCGGCCGGTGGTGTTGACCACCTTCACCGTGCTGGCCGACATCGCCAGGAACGTCGCCGGGGACCACCTGATCGTCGAGTCGATCACCAAGCCCGGCGCGGAGATCCACGGTTACGAACCCACCCCCGGTGACATCAAGAAGGCCGCCCGCGCGGAACTGATCCTGGACAACGGGCTGAATCTGGAGGCCTGGTTCGCCCGGTTCGTCGAGGGCACCGACGCTCCGCACGTCGTGGTCAGCGAGGGCATCGACCCGATCGACATCGCCGGGGACGCCTACGCCGGGCTGCCCAACCCGCACGCCTGGATGTCCCCGCTGAACGCCGCCATCTACGCGGACAACATGGCCGTGGCCTTCGCCGAACTGGACCCCGAACACGCACCGGACTACCGGACCAACGCCGCGGCCTACCGGGAGGAACTCCAGCAGGTACAGAACGAACTCGTCGCCGCGTTGGAGGGGCTGCCGGCCAACCAGCGCGCCCTGGTCACCTGCGAGGGGGCGTTCTCGTACCTGGCTCGCGACGCGGGGCTGACCGAGAAGTACATCTGGCCGGTCAATGCCGAACAACAGGCCACCCCGCGGCGCGTCGCCTCGGTGATCGAGTTCGTCGACGCCAACGACGTGCCCGCCGTGTTCTGCGAATCGACGGTGTCCGACGCCCCGATGCAGCGCGTCGTCGAGGACACCGATGCGGCGTTCGGCGGCGTGCTGTTCGTCGACTCGCTGTCGGAGGCCGACGGACCCGTGCCCACCTACCTGGACCTGATCCGGTACGACGCGTCCACGATCGTCGCGGGACTCGCCGGCGGGCACCGCCCGTGACCGACGTTCTGGAGGTCGACGCGGTGACCGTCCGCTACGGGGCGGTGGTGGCGTTGCGGGAGGCGTCGCTGTCGATCGGCGCCGGCCGGGTGTGCGGTCTGATCGGCATGAACGGATCCGGCAAGTCGACGCTGTTCAAGGCGATCATGGGGTTACTGCGCGCCGACACCGGGCGCATCCTGATCGACGGCGGCACGCCCGCGCGGGCCCGCAAGGACGGTGTCATCGGCTACATGCCGCAGAACGAGGCCGTCGACTGGAAGTTCCCCGTGTCGGTGCGCGACGTCGTGATGACCGGGCGCTACGGACACCTGGGCCCCACGCGCCGAGCCCGCCGCGACGACCACGATGCGGTCGACGAGGCGTTGCGCCGCGTCGGGTTGCACGATCACCAGGATCGGCAGATCGGGCAACTGTCGGGCGGGCAGCGCAAGCGCGCGTTCCTGGCGCGGTGCATCGCGCAGAACGCCAGGCTGTTGCTGCTCGACGAGCCGTTCGCCGGGATCGACAAGCACAGCGAGGCCACCATCAGCGCGCTGCTGCGCGAACTCGCCGCCGGCGGGTCGACCATCGTGGTGGCCACCCACGACCTGGTGGCGCTGCCGGGTCTGGCCGACGAGGCCGTCCTGCTCATGCGGACCGTGCTGATGCACGACGCGCCGGAGGTCGTGCTGCAACCGCAGAACCTGGCGAAAGCGTTCGGGCGCCCATGAACATCGTCGAATTCCTGGTCGAGCCAATGCAACTGGAGTTCATGGCGCGCGCGACCATCACCACGCTGGTGGCGTCGGTGGTGTGCGCGACGCTGTCGTGCTGGCTGGTGCTCATCGGTTGGTCGCTGATGGGCGACGCGGTCTCGCACGCGGTGTTGCCCGGGGTGGTGCTGGCCTACATCGTCGGCGCGCCGTTCGCGTTGGGAGCGGTGCTGTTCGGGGTGCTCGCCGTCGCGCTGATCGGCGTGGTCCGCGACAGCAGTCGGCTCAAGGAGGACGCCGCGATCGGCGTCGTGTTCACCACCTTGTTCGCGCTGGGGTTGGTGCTGGTCTCCGTGACGCCGAGTCAGGTGGACCTCAACCACATCATCTTCGGCAACCTGCTCGGCGTCTCGCGCGCGGATCTGGTGCAAGTGCTGATCCTGGGCGGCATCGTGTTGACGGTGCTGGTGTTCAAGCGCCGCGACTTCACGCTGTACGCCTTCGACGCCACCCACGCCCATGCCATCGGACTGAATCCGCGGTTGCTCGGCGCGGCGCTGCTGGGTCTGCTGGCGCTGACCGCGGTGGTGGCCTTGCAGGCCGTGGGCGTGGTGCTGGTGGTCGCGCTGCTGATCATCCCCGGCGCCACGGCGTATCTGCTCACCGACCGGTTCGGACGGATGATGCTGATCGCCCCGAGCCTGGCCGCGGTGTGCGGGCTGATCGGGATCTACCTCAGCTACTACCTGGACGCCGCGTCGGGCCCGATGGTGGTGCTGGCCAACGGGGTTGCCTTCACCCTGGCGTACCTGTTCAGCCCGAGCCAGGGGATCGTGACGACGAGGGTGCTGCGAAGGCTGAGTGCATGATTCGATCGGTGTTTGTTGCGGCGGGGTTGGCGGTCGTGGTTTCGGCGTGTGGCGGCGGCGGTGAGTCGGCCGCGCCGTCCACGGTGACGGTCCGCGAAACGGTGACTTCTGTGCCGGTCGTCCCGGCGGCGCCGGCCGCGCCCGCCCCCGCGCAGTCCTGGACGATGCCGGACCTGCGCGGCAAGAACCTGCAGGATGCTCAGGACGCCATTCAGTTGCTCACCAACAACCAGGTGTTCTTCAGCGGGTCGACTGACCTGACGGGGCAGGGGCGCAATCAGATCATGGATCGCAACTGGCAGGTGTGCACATCCACGCCCGCGCCGGGGGCGAGCTTCACGGCCGAGACGTCGATCGACTTCGGCGTGGTGCGCATCGACACCGAGAGCTGTCCCTGACAGCAATCACGCCGGCTGCAATTTCGGGGCTTCGAAGAAGGCGCGCAGCGCGTCCTTCTCACCCTGAATTTCGATGACCGCGGCGACGTCGTCGAGGGCGAGTAGGCCCGCGCAGAGTCCCAGCACGATGGGCGCCTCCGCGCGTAGGACCGCGTCGACCTGGTCGGCATCGGGGATGGTCACATCGATCCCGGTGGGCGTGGCGTGCACCCGCACCGCCCCACCGGCGGCTCCGGTCACCGCGAGTTGCACGGTGACCGATCTGTCTTTCGGCGCCCGGCCGGCGAACAGGGCGGGCAGCGCGAGAAGCAGCCACTCCGAGCGGAATTCGTCGCCCTCGGAGCCGCGGATCATCAGCGGCGTCGACCAGCGAATCAGCCCTTCGATGGGTTCGCGTAGCTCGGCGCCCCACGGGGTGAGTGCGTAGGCGATCGCTGAGCCGTCTGATCCCAGTCCTCGTTCGACCAGCCTTCGTTCGACGACGCCGGCCGCCTCGAGATCGCGCAGGCGGTTGGTCAACAGGTTGGTGGCGATGCCGGCCAGGCCGTCCCGGAGTTCTTGGTAGCGCGCGGGCCCCACCAGCAGCTGCCGGACGATCAATAAATTCCACCGG
It encodes the following:
- a CDS encoding GAF and ANTAR domain-containing protein, coding for MRAQSDHSLANQMAELARNLAVPLQLDQVLEGVTRSVLEVLPGAEMAGFLLFTKAEKFETQAATADLMYTIDALQVRHGEGPCMEAAIDELIVRTDDFEHEQRWPHFTADVLDLGLRSALSFKLYTSQRNAGALNIFSTQPNAFGPEDEALGQVLAAHAAAAILASRQGEQLKSALNSRDLIGQAKGIIMERFDVDAVRAFEMLRELSQSSNVKLVEIAQQVIEKRG
- a CDS encoding metal ABC transporter ATP-binding protein; translation: MTDVLEVDAVTVRYGAVVALREASLSIGAGRVCGLIGMNGSGKSTLFKAIMGLLRADTGRILIDGGTPARARKDGVIGYMPQNEAVDWKFPVSVRDVVMTGRYGHLGPTRRARRDDHDAVDEALRRVGLHDHQDRQIGQLSGGQRKRAFLARCIAQNARLLLLDEPFAGIDKHSEATISALLRELAAGGSTIVVATHDLVALPGLADEAVLLMRTVLMHDAPEVVLQPQNLAKAFGRP
- a CDS encoding ABC-F family ATP-binding cassette domain-containing protein — translated: MSVILNNLGFTWSDGTVVLSDLTATFGAGRTGLVGANGSGKSTLLRVIAGLLPPGSGTVSVDGAVAYLPQTLTLEVGTSVAELLGIAERRAALAAIEAGDAAAEHFETVGDDWDIEARARALLAELGLAHLDLDRDVGSISGGEAMLVAIAGVRVTGAEVTLLDEPTNNLDRAARAALINLLADWPGTLLVVSHDVALLDRMSDTAELHDGVLTVFGGPYRQWRAQLDAEQSAARQAVRTAEHAVKVEKRQRVEAETKLARRNRTAKKNRDSLPKIVASMRGSAAQVSAGKLRTGHDDRLRAARQSAAAAAARVRDDEHIRVELPDPQLPAGRTVAQIGTLTVTGPQRIALIGPNGVGKTTLLRDLLGGAGLRTDRVGYLPQRLDGLDEDATVLDTVRAAAPAADAETVRAQLARFLLRGDTVHRRVGTLSGGERFRVVLARLLLAEPPAQLIVLDEPTNNLDLTSVDQLVDALTDYRGALLVVSHDDAFLERLGLDRIWAMSAPGRLRETDTLRA
- a CDS encoding metal ABC transporter permease, which encodes MNIVEFLVEPMQLEFMARATITTLVASVVCATLSCWLVLIGWSLMGDAVSHAVLPGVVLAYIVGAPFALGAVLFGVLAVALIGVVRDSSRLKEDAAIGVVFTTLFALGLVLVSVTPSQVDLNHIIFGNLLGVSRADLVQVLILGGIVLTVLVFKRRDFTLYAFDATHAHAIGLNPRLLGAALLGLLALTAVVALQAVGVVLVVALLIIPGATAYLLTDRFGRMMLIAPSLAAVCGLIGIYLSYYLDAASGPMVVLANGVAFTLAYLFSPSQGIVTTRVLRRLSA
- a CDS encoding metal ABC transporter substrate-binding protein, with amino-acid sequence MSHRRFAAALAAVVIAASGCTSADEVEPDRPVVLTTFTVLADIARNVAGDHLIVESITKPGAEIHGYEPTPGDIKKAARAELILDNGLNLEAWFARFVEGTDAPHVVVSEGIDPIDIAGDAYAGLPNPHAWMSPLNAAIYADNMAVAFAELDPEHAPDYRTNAAAYREELQQVQNELVAALEGLPANQRALVTCEGAFSYLARDAGLTEKYIWPVNAEQQATPRRVASVIEFVDANDVPAVFCESTVSDAPMQRVVEDTDAAFGGVLFVDSLSEADGPVPTYLDLIRYDASTIVAGLAGGHRP
- a CDS encoding winged helix-turn-helix transcriptional regulator, coding for MSRDYGQYCGLARALDVVGDRWNLLIVRQLLVGPARYQELRDGLAGIATNLLTNRLRDLEAAGVVERRLVERGLGSDGSAIAYALTPWGAELREPIEGLIRWSTPLMIRGSEGDEFRSEWLLLALPALFAGRAPKDRSVTVQLAVTGAAGGAVRVHATPTGIDVTIPDADQVDAVLRAEAPIVLGLCAGLLALDDVAAVIEIQGEKDALRAFFEAPKLQPA